The DNA sequence CGCTGACGCGGGCTATCTCGCGATCGAATGCGATTTCGGTCCTCACGCATCGAGCCATCCAATCGATATGCACCGGATCGGCGAGAACGAGAGTGGCGCGAACGATGAATCCGCGCTGCGGTGGCAATGGCGGGCGGGAGGAACGATGCTCGTCCGCAACTCGATCATCCGGCCGACGCGAGTCGTCGACCAACGCCATCACAACGGTGCGAACGCTGGACCGTACGAGCCCGACCCGTATATCAACCATAACCGTGGCGGCTTCACACCGCACGTCCTGATTCGGGGTGCACCGGCCGACGGGATCTATCTCGAGGGCAACCAGTGTGCCCACCCCGATCCAGAGACTGGGATCGACCAATCATCGTTCCCGGGTCGCCAGCGCATGAACGAGTTCGGCTGGCACAACATCTTTACCCAACAGAATCAGTGGGACGTCCCGTTCAGTCAGTAACGTCGTAGACCGTTCGATTCACTTCGATTCGCTCGAGAGTCCCCTCTATTGTTCCGGTAGTCGGTTGGATTTCGAACTCGTGATTCTCACCAGGCTCGAGATCACGGACGGTCACGAGCGTGGCACTGAGATACGCGTCGTTCGTCCCGTAGAAGATCACCTCGATATCGACGACGTTGATCGCTCGGTCGCTGACGTTCGTCGCTGTACCAGTCACGAGCAGCGAGCTATCAGTCGTTTGTTGGGCATCGGCCGTTATCTCGACGTCACTCGGATCGCGAGTAGTGGTTTCGTACTCCCCGTAGGTCTCGTTGTACTCGTCACGGTTGATCTGGGTAGCGTTCTCGTCAGGATGCTGCTGGCGCTTCGTGCTGTCTTTACTAGTTGTCTCGCTCGCGTTTTTTCGCTCAGTACCGCGCTCACTCGTATTGTCAGTATCAGCAGGTCCTTCAGAAGTCGTGTTCTCCTGTGACCTATTATCAGTACCACCGGTAGGACGTTCTTCGTCATCATCATCTT is a window from the Halalkalicoccus subterraneus genome containing:
- a CDS encoding FxLYD domain-containing protein gives rise to the protein MILRRQFAKVLGSIGTLVSLSGCIGTRWWEDDDDEERPTGGTDNRSQENTTSEGPADTDNTSERGTERKNASETTSKDSTKRQQHPDENATQINRDEYNETYGEYETTTRDPSDVEITADAQQTTDSSLLVTGTATNVSDRAINVVDIEVIFYGTNDAYLSATLVTVRDLEPGENHEFEIQPTTGTIEGTLERIEVNRTVYDVTD